A single genomic interval of candidate division WOR-3 bacterium harbors:
- a CDS encoding histone deacetylase — MKVYYSSRYEVDIGPHVFPTQKYRLIKEKLIKEGILKEEDFFEANPLSFEELKIVHTEEFLDDLKNLRWTKRTMFSELPLNKEIVDFYLIGANATYLASSYALKYGLGIHIGGGWHHAFPDKAEGFCYINDLAYAVKKLKKENKIKNALIIDLDLHQGNGTAKIFENDPDVFTFSMHQEDLYPVPKQKSDLDIGLWGGTGEKEYLEKLENALEFIFKDRSFDLVLYQAGADPYEKDLLGNLKLTKSGLKKRDEIVRKYTLERGYSIAITLGGGYSSDLNDLIEIHSNTIKVFLLWKREKQ; from the coding sequence ATGAAAGTCTATTACTCTTCAAGATATGAGGTAGATATAGGTCCCCATGTTTTTCCCACACAGAAATACAGGTTAATTAAAGAAAAATTAATAAAAGAAGGGATTCTGAAAGAAGAAGACTTTTTTGAAGCTAATCCTTTATCTTTTGAGGAACTTAAAATTGTTCATACTGAGGAGTTTCTTGATGATTTAAAAAATTTAAGATGGACAAAAAGAACAATGTTTTCTGAATTACCTTTGAATAAGGAAATTGTGGATTTTTACCTGATAGGAGCGAATGCCACATATCTTGCTTCTTCTTATGCCCTAAAATATGGACTTGGAATACATATAGGTGGAGGCTGGCACCATGCTTTTCCTGATAAAGCAGAAGGTTTCTGTTACATAAATGACCTTGCCTATGCTGTTAAAAAGTTAAAAAAGGAGAATAAGATTAAAAATGCCTTAATTATAGACCTTGATCTTCATCAGGGAAATGGAACTGCAAAAATTTTTGAAAATGATCCTGATGTTTTTACATTTTCAATGCATCAGGAAGATTTATATCCTGTGCCCAAACAAAAAAGTGACCTTGATATTGGTTTATGGGGAGGAACAGGTGAGAAAGAATACCTTGAAAAGCTTGAAAATGCTCTTGAATTTATTTTTAAGGATAGAAGTTTTGATCTTGTTCTATATCAGGCAGGTGCTGATCCTTACGAAAAAGACCTTTTAGGAAATTTGAAATTAACAAAAAGTGGATTAAAAAAAAGAGATGAAATTGTGAGAAAATATACACTGGAGAGGGGATATAGTATTGCAATTACCTTAGGTGGGGGATATTCTTCTGATTTAAATGATTTAATAGAGATTCATTCAAATACAATCAAGGTCTTTCTGTTATGGAAAAGAGAAAAACAATAA
- the fabZ gene encoding 3-hydroxyacyl-ACP dehydratase FabZ yields the protein MEKRKTIKGEISFKGKGLDKGKICEVILKPNKKNGILFLVEGKFYSLKELEPSYSKRGTCLIFEKNSVLYVEHLMSAIYGTGLDDVIIEIKGEEIPFFDGSAKIFIEKILEKGLEEKEEDLEFYKVKKAFSKNFDGSRISILPGEDFEISYKFTREPYLKYKYDFIFSTESYVKEIGLSKTFITYEEAKALKEKGFFEGGDENLAIIFKDNDIINKSILTFEDEPARHKILDVIGDISLLGKRFKGKFLFEGTGHRDHIEFLPFLEAFSGYGKEIDSEEIRKILPHDYPFLLVDRILSIEEERVIGIKNVSYNEEFFRGHFPQKKIMPGVLIVEAIVQTGGILVFERFKEELNLKNKIPIFTSIENVKFKRAVYPGDTLYIVVNLLRFKGKVCKLRGFALKEEGIVCEGTFTAIISEV from the coding sequence ATGGAAAAGAGAAAAACAATAAAGGGCGAGATAAGTTTCAAAGGTAAAGGACTCGATAAAGGTAAAATTTGTGAAGTAATTTTAAAGCCAAATAAAAAAAATGGTATTTTATTTCTGGTTGAAGGCAAATTTTATTCTTTAAAAGAATTAGAACCCTCTTATTCTAAAAGGGGCACATGTTTAATTTTTGAAAAAAATAGTGTTTTATATGTAGAACACTTAATGTCAGCTATTTATGGAACTGGACTTGATGATGTTATAATAGAGATTAAAGGTGAAGAAATTCCGTTTTTTGATGGTTCAGCTAAAATTTTTATTGAAAAAATTTTAGAAAAAGGTCTTGAAGAAAAGGAAGAGGATTTGGAATTTTATAAAGTTAAAAAGGCTTTTTCTAAAAATTTTGATGGCTCAAGAATTTCAATTTTACCAGGAGAGGATTTTGAGATAAGTTATAAATTTACAAGAGAACCTTATCTAAAATATAAATATGATTTTATTTTCAGTACAGAAAGTTATGTAAAAGAAATTGGTTTAAGTAAAACTTTTATAACTTACGAGGAGGCAAAGGCTTTAAAGGAAAAAGGTTTTTTTGAAGGCGGAGATGAAAATTTGGCAATAATTTTTAAGGATAATGATATAATAAATAAAAGTATTTTGACATTTGAAGATGAGCCAGCAAGGCATAAAATTCTTGATGTTATTGGTGATATAAGTTTACTTGGTAAGAGATTTAAGGGTAAATTCCTTTTTGAAGGAACTGGTCACAGGGATCACATAGAATTTTTACCTTTCCTTGAAGCTTTTTCAGGATATGGAAAGGAGATTGATTCAGAAGAAATAAGAAAAATTTTACCTCATGATTATCCCTTTTTGCTTGTTGACAGGATTTTGTCTATTGAGGAAGAAAGAGTTATTGGTATTAAAAATGTAAGCTATAACGAGGAATTTTTTAGGGGACATTTTCCTCAGAAAAAAATAATGCCCGGAGTTTTGATAGTTGAAGCAATAGTTCAGACAGGAGGTATATTGGTCTTTGAAAGATTTAAAGAAGAGCTCAATTTAAAAAATAAAATTCCCATATTTACAAGTATTGAAAATGTTAAGTTTAAAAGAGCTGTTTATCCAGGTGATACTCTCTATATTGTTGTAAATCTTTTGAGATTCAAGGGAAAGGTATGCAAGTTGAGGGGTTTTGCTTTAAAAGAAGAAGGAATTGTTTGTGAGGGAACATTTACAGCTATTATTTCAGAGGTATGA
- the lpxA gene encoding acyl-ACP--UDP-N-acetylglucosamine O-acyltransferase, producing MNNIHKTCILGENVKLGDNIYIGPYSIIEGNIEIGDGTYIDAHVMIRGNVRIGKGNRIYFGACIGYPPQDVKFKGEDSWVIIGDNNIIREFVTIHRATGEGEKTIIGNSNFFMAYSHIAHNSKIGNGVIIVNGAQLGGHVEVEDFSFISANSLIHQFVRIGKYSIIGGGSHVKKDIVPYALCYGNPDAEIRGINSVGLKRRGISGERLNNIKRAFKILFFSDLNVSQALERLKSEFESNEDILHLIKFIELSKRGITKKSKEDL from the coding sequence ATGAATAATATTCATAAAACCTGTATTCTTGGTGAAAATGTTAAATTAGGAGATAATATCTATATAGGTCCTTATTCTATAATAGAGGGAAATATAGAAATAGGTGATGGAACTTATATTGATGCTCATGTTATGATAAGGGGAAATGTTAGAATTGGAAAAGGTAATAGAATATATTTTGGAGCCTGTATAGGTTATCCTCCCCAAGATGTTAAATTTAAAGGAGAGGATTCATGGGTTATTATAGGAGATAACAATATCATAAGAGAATTTGTTACAATCCATAGAGCAACAGGAGAAGGTGAAAAAACGATAATCGGTAATTCAAACTTTTTTATGGCTTATTCTCATATAGCCCATAATTCAAAGATAGGGAATGGAGTGATAATAGTAAATGGTGCGCAACTGGGAGGTCATGTGGAGGTGGAAGATTTTTCCTTTATAAGTGCCAACTCTCTAATTCATCAGTTTGTTAGAATTGGTAAGTATTCTATAATAGGCGGAGGAAGTCATGTTAAAAAAGATATTGTGCCTTATGCATTATGTTATGGTAACCCTGATGCAGAGATAAGGGGAATAAATTCAGTGGGATTGAAGAGGAGGGGTATTAGTGGAGAGAGGTTAAATAACATAAAAAGGGCTTTTAAAATTTTATTTTTCAGTGATTTAAATGTTTCTCAGGCTCTTGAAAGGCTCAAAAGTGAGTTTGAAAGTAATGAAGATATTTTACATTTGATAAAGTTTATTGAATTATCAAAAAGAGGGATAACTAAAAAAAGCAAGGAGGATTTATGA
- the arcC gene encoding carbamate kinase, producing MKIVIALGGNAILPKGATPDIVTQFKNTEETLRKLVPLLKKAESAIITHGNGPQVGIELLRSFYARESAPPYPLDILGAETQGWMGYMIAHLLREIFWEIGFNKEVVAVVTQVIVKSNDPEFDNPSKPIGPFFTEEEAESLKSKFPWPIKEDAGRGYRITVPSPLPIDIVEKDVLKKLADSGVITVAVGGGGIPLVKEGYKLKAKPAVIDKDRASSLIAKLINADLFMILTDVDFVYLNYRKENQRELREVKFSQLRKFIEEGHFSKGSMLPKVESAISFVEDTGKRAVITSLERCLEGWEGKWGTQIIKG from the coding sequence ATGAAAATAGTTATTGCTCTTGGAGGTAATGCTATTTTACCTAAAGGTGCAACTCCTGATATTGTTACACAATTTAAAAATACAGAAGAAACTTTAAGAAAACTTGTTCCTCTTTTAAAAAAGGCAGAGAGTGCTATTATTACTCATGGAAATGGTCCACAGGTGGGAATAGAACTTTTAAGGAGTTTTTATGCAAGGGAAAGTGCTCCGCCTTATCCCCTTGATATTCTTGGTGCAGAAACTCAAGGATGGATGGGTTATATGATAGCACACCTTTTAAGGGAAATTTTCTGGGAAATAGGATTTAATAAAGAAGTTGTTGCTGTTGTTACTCAGGTTATTGTTAAAAGTAATGACCCTGAATTTGATAATCCCTCAAAACCGATAGGTCCATTTTTTACAGAGGAAGAGGCTGAATCTTTGAAAAGTAAATTTCCTTGGCCGATAAAAGAGGATGCAGGGAGGGGCTATAGAATAACAGTTCCTTCACCTTTGCCAATTGATATAGTTGAGAAGGATGTTTTAAAAAAATTAGCGGATAGTGGTGTTATAACTGTTGCTGTTGGTGGAGGTGGTATTCCTCTTGTAAAAGAAGGTTATAAACTTAAAGCAAAACCTGCTGTAATAGATAAGGACAGAGCCTCTTCATTAATAGCAAAGTTAATAAATGCAGACCTATTTATGATTTTAACAGATGTTGATTTTGTTTATTTAAATTATAGAAAAGAAAACCAGAGAGAATTAAGGGAAGTAAAATTTTCACAATTAAGAAAATTTATAGAAGAGGGTCATTTTTCGAAAGGGAGTATGCTTCCAAAGGTTGAATCTGCAATATCTTTTGTTGAAGATACTGGTAAAAGGGCAGTAATTACTTCCCTTGAAAGATGTCTTGAAGGATGGGAAGGTAAATGGGGAACTCAGATAATTAAAGGTTAA
- a CDS encoding DUF2914 domain-containing protein produces MKKLCVVLFLIINLNAIEVKEAYICRNVENRNPVQADTLFESGVGYLYCFTVIKADVPDTIYHEWVYNNEVKAKVKLFIKTPSENYRTWSKKTIMSLFTGEWTVRIKNAKDSLLKEIKFKIK; encoded by the coding sequence ATGAAAAAATTATGTGTAGTACTTTTTCTTATAATAAATCTAAATGCAATAGAAGTAAAGGAAGCATATATATGCAGAAATGTGGAAAATAGAAATCCAGTTCAAGCAGATACACTCTTTGAAAGTGGTGTAGGATACTTATACTGTTTTACGGTTATCAAAGCAGATGTCCCTGATACAATATACCATGAATGGGTATATAATAATGAAGTGAAGGCAAAAGTTAAACTTTTTATTAAAACTCCATCAGAAAATTATAGAACATGGAGCAAAAAAACTATAATGTCACTTTTTACCGGTGAATGGACTGTTAGAATCAAAAATGCTAAGGACTCCCTTCTAAAGGAAATAAAATTTAAAATAAAGTAA
- the rho gene encoding transcription termination factor Rho: MIDIVELKQKKTNELIYLAKELGIKVSQSIKKEELIFAIAQETARREGAEFREGVIEIHPEGYGFLRSPKNSYLQGTEDVYISQSQIKRFGLKTGDLVSGYIKVPVDGTVKFPAMVKIELINGLPPQELKSRPEFDELIPYFPTRRIKLEIEEEEDLTRRIIDLFVPIGHGQRGLIVSPPRAGKTVMLQKIAQSIRKNHPDTYVIVLLIDERPEEVTDWKRKVDAEVISSTFDEPADRHAQVARIVLERAKRMVELKKDVVILLDSLTRLTRAHNVLAAHSGRTLSGGLDATALIEPRKFFGAARNIEEGGSLTIIASCLIETGSRMDDVIYEEFKGTGNMEIILDRKLAERRIFPAIDLKKSGTRREELLLPNSVLNKVWILRKLIAEMSNVESMEFLIQKMRLYRTNEEFLEAMTQQK, encoded by the coding sequence ATGATAGATATAGTAGAACTAAAACAGAAAAAAACAAACGAACTTATATATCTTGCAAAGGAACTGGGTATAAAGGTAAGTCAATCAATAAAAAAAGAAGAACTTATTTTTGCAATCGCTCAGGAAACAGCAAGAAGGGAAGGAGCTGAATTTAGGGAAGGTGTTATTGAAATTCATCCTGAGGGTTACGGATTTTTAAGATCACCAAAAAACAGTTATTTACAAGGGACAGAGGATGTTTATATATCTCAGTCACAGATTAAAAGATTTGGTTTAAAAACAGGAGACCTTGTATCAGGTTATATAAAGGTTCCAGTTGATGGAACTGTTAAATTTCCTGCCATGGTTAAAATTGAACTTATAAACGGTTTACCGCCCCAGGAGTTAAAGTCAAGACCAGAATTTGATGAACTTATTCCTTATTTTCCAACAAGAAGAATTAAACTGGAAATTGAGGAGGAAGAAGATTTAACAAGAAGGATTATAGATCTTTTTGTTCCTATAGGTCATGGACAAAGAGGACTTATAGTATCACCCCCAAGAGCAGGTAAAACAGTGATGTTACAGAAAATAGCCCAGAGTATAAGGAAGAATCACCCTGATACCTATGTAATTGTCCTTTTAATTGATGAAAGACCTGAAGAGGTAACTGACTGGAAAAGAAAAGTTGATGCAGAAGTAATTTCCTCAACTTTTGATGAACCGGCAGATAGACATGCACAGGTAGCAAGAATAGTTCTTGAAAGGGCAAAAAGAATGGTTGAGTTAAAAAAGGATGTAGTTATACTGCTTGACTCTTTAACAAGGCTAACAAGAGCTCATAATGTTTTAGCAGCACATTCAGGAAGAACTCTTTCAGGTGGTCTTGATGCAACTGCTTTAATAGAACCAAGAAAATTTTTCGGTGCAGCAAGAAATATTGAAGAAGGAGGTTCTTTAACAATAATAGCTTCCTGTTTGATAGAGACAGGTTCAAGAATGGATGATGTTATATACGAAGAATTCAAAGGGACAGGTAATATGGAAATAATCCTTGATAGAAAACTTGCTGAAAGGAGAATTTTCCCTGCTATTGATTTAAAGAAATCCGGGACAAGAAGGGAAGAACTTTTACTTCCAAATTCTGTTTTAAACAAAGTATGGATTTTAAGAAAGTTAATTGCAGAAATGAGTAATGTTGAGTCTATGGAGTTTCTTATTCAGAAGATGAGGTTATATAGAACAAATGAAGAATTTCTTGAAGCAATGACTCAGCAGAAGTGA
- a CDS encoding HD domain-containing protein, which translates to MKRITLKELLKNEKVIKYIEEADRYLEKLGYTEHGLRHAKYVGKTAGRILRELSYPERRAELAEIAGFLHDIGNVIHRDHHAQFGALIAHQILSEMDMSLEEVIEIAQAIGNHHEEDGIPAKDITSALIIADKSDVHRERVRKKNSDIKTDIHDRVNYSAKSSKVIVFPDRKIIRFDIEINTRISPVLEYFEIFLQRMIIASMAAKNLGQKFELFINGTKML; encoded by the coding sequence ATGAAAAGAATAACATTAAAGGAGCTCTTAAAAAACGAAAAAGTTATAAAATACATAGAAGAGGCTGATAGATATCTTGAAAAACTGGGTTATACAGAACATGGATTGAGACATGCAAAGTATGTTGGTAAAACAGCAGGAAGAATTTTAAGGGAACTTTCCTATCCTGAAAGAAGGGCTGAACTTGCAGAAATAGCGGGCTTTTTGCATGATATTGGGAATGTTATACACAGGGACCATCATGCACAATTTGGTGCCTTAATAGCTCATCAAATTCTTAGTGAAATGGATATGTCCCTTGAGGAGGTAATTGAAATAGCTCAAGCAATAGGGAATCATCATGAAGAAGACGGTATACCTGCAAAGGATATAACTTCAGCACTTATTATTGCTGATAAATCTGATGTTCACAGGGAAAGGGTTAGAAAGAAAAATTCTGATATAAAAACTGATATTCATGATAGGGTTAACTATTCAGCAAAAAGTTCTAAGGTAATTGTTTTTCCTGATAGAAAAATAATAAGATTTGATATTGAGATAAATACAAGAATTTCTCCTGTTCTTGAATATTTTGAAATTTTTTTACAGAGAATGATAATTGCTTCAATGGCAGCTAAAAATCTTGGACAGAAGTTTGAACTTTTTATAAATGGAACTAAAATGTTATAA